In the genome of Shewanella denitrificans OS217, the window TAAGGAAGGAAACATACTAATTGGGTTAATATGGATTTATTCATCAGTTATCTGGGTACCATATTTTATCATTTCAGGAAAAAACCAAAAAAGTTAACAACCCCCTTTTAAACTGATTTGTTCTTTACCTTCTAGTGTTATTTTCGGATGTGTTGTTTATTCTCTTTTAGCAGGCTAGCAAGTAACTAAAACTAGACTGCTAACAGTTGGCGCGGTTTCGCTACGCTACACATATAAGTCCCTTTTTATTGAGAGTTAGTACCAATTGAAATTTCGAATCATATTGTTATTTGTCACTGTATGCTTGTTTTGGACATGTGTTCATAGGCCTGCTGGTTCATTAGATTACGAGTTAGTGTTAAAGCCATATCCCTCTTTTACTCTGGCTGTTGGTGGTGGCGAAGAGGGGAGTTATAAGAGGCGTTTGCAGCAAGGAGAATTTCCTAATTGGTTAGTTAATAACAATTATAAAACTATAGCTTATGGTAGTCTTGAATCTACAACTCAGCCTTGGGAATTCCTTCGGTGGTTTTCTTTAGCATTTGTTTTTAGTGGCTGGCTTTGTGTCATTGCTTCAGCCACCAGAAAAAGATTAAAAGCACTTAATTGGGCTTCCTGAGGCGTCTAACCCTCCCCCTGAAGAAAACTATAACTCATTAGTTAAACTAACTGGAAAGATCAGACTAACTGGCTCGATACAGCCAGAATGGATCAAGAGTCATCCATGACTCTTGATTAGACTATTAGACTATTACCCTGCTATAGCCGCACTCTTACATCGCAATGACTTCGCGATTACTGCCCTACAATTACACTGTAAAAGCATTACACCGCAACAGCCTTACCCCCACAGCGGCATAACTCCCACGGCATCATAGCTTTAAGCAGCTGATGGCTTCCAAGCCCCTAAGGTGAGGCTGACGGTTTGACCGCTACCCACATTCCCTGGGGTTTTCGAGGGCACATTTTGACTGCTAGGCCAACTTTGGGTTGGGATCCCCAAGGTGCTTGAGCCCACATTAGGGTTTTCGTCTAGGCTAAACCCGTAAGCCATAGCAAAGGTTCCAGCAGTATTTTTGCCGAAGATATTCATGGCTTCAGTCTTGTCTTTCCCGCTGGCCGTTGCCACTGCAACTGGGATGGTCGCGCAATGGAAAAACTTGGCGTAGACGTCGTAAAGGCTCTTGGCGTTATTGTAACTATTAGGATGATCTGTGTACCAGTTATCTGTGTTGGTCCACGCATCCGAAGTGTAGTGTTCTTTGATTACAGCCTTACTATCAACCACGCCGTCTAGTACTACGCCTCGAGAGAAAGCTTCAAATATCGCCGCCTCAATCTGACCGAAGGCCTGGTATTCAAGCACGGATTCATTGCTATTCTGTGCCCGTACCGCTTGAAAGAAAGGTTTATCCCCCTCGAAATCCGCTTTAGGAATCGTGATAGAAAGCCCATTAGGGCCACTCAGCGTAAACTGAGTGCCGTCACTGCTGCCAGAATAAGTGCCCACAGTTGCACCATTTAAATAGAAATTGATTTGATTGCCCTTGCTAAAAAGCGCCTCCGTGGTCTTGCTCCAGTAACCGCTTAAACCTGAAGCACTGGGATATATGGCCAGCCAATCTTTGGGGGACACTATGGCGGAGAATTGCGCCTCAATTAATTCTGGATAGCCCTCGCCAGTGGGGCTTGTGAACAACAATTGCTCAAACGCGGCGCCATTGGGGTCTGCTTGAGTAAAAGACGCGAAGGTGGCGGCTAATGTTGAACGCGGTACCATAGCGCCGTAGACAGAGGCATCACCAGAGACACTAAAGGAGAGGTTAATGCCGAAGGCATCCACCGCCGAAACGTCATACTGGGCATTGGGGCCAAATTCAAAGATGTCGTATGGCCCTGGAGGGCAAACCCCAGGCGCCGCGTTAAAGGGATAGGCGGTATAGCCGTTTAAGGGGTAGTCAGCTGGAGTGGTACTCGCCTTAGTGACAGTGAACACCAAGCGATTGTTACCTGAGTTAGTCACATCCGGCACCTTGACGGTAAGACCTGCATTGATGTCGATAAACTGGGCTTGAGTGGTTGTGGTCGCAGCGGCAAAACTTCCGTCTGGCTGGAGGATATAGAAGCCGGTCGCATCCCCTGCTTGCTGCATAAAACCCGCAACCCAAACCGTGTATTTGCTGCTATCAAGACCTGACTGATTAGCTATGATGATATCGTTGAGTGTTTGCAGTGTCGTAGAGTGACTCATTATTTTATCCTTTAAAATATAGTGTTTAGTCTGTCTGGGTGAGCGCTTCATCAAACCCAAAGCTCTCACTGGATTTAGCCAAGAGCGCCAAGAGTGCCAAGACCGCCAAGGTAAGCTCATGTTAATGCAGAGAATTAGTGCTGATGTATGCTAAAGAATTTGGCTTTAAAATTGCGATGACTTAACTAAGTTGTAAACTGTGACTCAGTTGCAACAAACAGCTCAGCAGCCATTCAATGGCCCATCGCATTCATATTCCATGAAAAAGTGTCAATGTCAGATCCCTCTATATTCTTCACCATTAGAGAGTGTCATAAATAAAGAAAAGCGAGTATTACAGCTCATTACACTTAGATAGCTCCCTCGGTAACTGAACCCATGAACGATTCTGAATCGCCCAACCACTCACCTCAACTCTCAACTGTCGCATCCTCTGTAGGATGAGTACTCACTGTTTTTATTGTTACCAATACGTTAAGATGAAAACCAATAATTAGACCGATAAACTCGCTGAACAAACAATGAATTATAGATTTAACGAATTTGAATTTGACAGTGAGAGCTTGCTGCTGACGAAAAGTGGCCTTACCTTGGCAATCCGTCACAACGAAGCTAAGGTCTTAGCGCTATTGCTTGAGCGCGCCGACAAGGTGTTAAGCAAAGACGATATTTTGTCTCATGTTTGGCAAAATAGACCTGTGTCAGAACAAGCGGTTTTTCAAAATATCAGCCACTTGAGAAGTATCTTAGGTAACCAAGCCATCAAAACCTTTCCAAAACGGGGTTATCAATGGCAACTTGAAACCGTGCGTGTTACCCCAGACTCCCAGTCCTCAACAATCCCAGTGCGAACTCAATATCAACCTCTACCAGTGCCGAGTCACAATAAACGCCCCCGATGGTTATATTTCGCCTTGGCGAGCATGCTTATGGTTAGCGTCCTCGCCTTCTATCTCCCCTGGCCGGACCAACAAGAAAATACTCATTCAAGGATTAGCATCGCCTACATCCCAATGACTCAGCTCAATGGTACTGAAAAGCTTTCGCTGGATGATGATACAGATTTTGATTTCACGACCTTAACTCAACTGGACGCGGCCCATTTTGAAACCTCAGCAGATCTTGAGTATCCCGCACTGGCAGGGACTCATCCATTCGTATTAACAGGTCAAATCCGCACTCATAACCAGAGCTACTATTTGGATTTCCTGCTGAAAGGTCCATTTGCAGATTGGCAAGGACAACTGACCAGCGCATCGGAGCAGGATCTACTCCAGCAGCTTAAGCAGCATTTAAATCAGCCTGTTATCTATGATTTGCTGAGCCAGCCTCAAGCCCCCGAACTCAAACAAGCCAACTTGTCCATCGCCCACCAGCAAGCGCCTGAGGATCTGATAATTCTTGGCCAACTGATCTCGGTTTATATCCAAATGGATGAGCTAGATAAGGCCATGGTCATGGCTGAAAAATTAGCAGTCTTAGGGAAGCGCCAACACCAGCCTCAACAATTGGGAAATGGGCTGCTTTACCAGAGCGAAATTTTAACCGCTAAATCCTTGTTTGAGCTAAGCGCGCAAAAACTGGCGCTAGCCATTGAGCATTTTGAAACCATAGCGGATTTAAAGCGTCAGGCTGATGCCTGGAATGCCCAATCATGGTTAGATCATCAAAATCATGATTACCCAGCAGTTAAAGCCAGTTTACTTAAGTCTGCTCAACTGGCTTTAACTGCCAAGGATAAGGCGCGGGAATTACATGCATTGACTTACCTGTCGATAATGGCCAGTAAACATAAGCAAGAGCAGGATAAATATCTTTACTTACAGCAAGCTGAAGATAAAATGAAAGCTTATCAACTCCCCAGTTACCATTTTGCTAAGATCCCTTTTCATTACGCTATCTTTGCCAGTAATGCCGCGGCGAAAGAGCCACATTTAAAGCAAGTGCTGGAGTTTACCGCCCTCACACCGGATCACTGGGTTGCTCAATCAAGCCGTAAGCAGTTAATACACTATTACCTGAAACACCGTAGGCTAATGCAAGCACAAGCGTTAGTTGAAAACCTAGCAACAGATAATGCCCACAACTCTTATCTTAAAGCCCTATTGGCCCAAGCTCAGCAGCAAAGCCCTTCAATGCTAGAACATGCCAAACGCGCATTTGAGCAAGCACGGCTAGCCGGTGAGCGCCTGCTTAGTTTGGATGCCGCACTACTCTTGTGCACCACCCAAAATCCGCAGGTCAATTATGATTTTTATTCCCAATACATAGATGAGAATGCAACCTCCTATTGGCGGGAAATCAATGAATTAAGCCTGGTGGCACTTAAACTTTAATCCTTAACCTTTCTTTGAATAAAATAAAAGGCAGCCCTATGGCTGCCATTTATTTTCGTTTTATCCTCGGCGCTAAAGCGGTTAACCTGGCTTAAGAGCTAGCCAATTTAATTTCCAGTTATTATCGAGTGATTTGAGCATCACAGTATGCTTACCTTTTTTCAGGTACAGACTCGCCCCTTGTTGTGTTTGCCATTCATGATACCCCCCCGTGTTGCTAACAAGATTAACGCCTAGGTTTTCATCATTGCTATAGAGCTCAAAACCTTTAGTGTCCCGCGGCGATGCCACTCGGTATTCCAGCGTATAACGCCCCGCCTTAGTGACATCAATTTGATAGGTCAACAGGGCTTTATCGGCGATACCGCCGGCGCCAGAGAAGTTATAGCCGCCATCAACATCGGATGTTTGACCTAGGGCGCTGCCCGTGTAATCGGCGGCCCACTGCGCTTCGACTCGTCCAGGTATACTCACCCAAGCAGCTTGAGTAGATACAGCTTCACTGTAGCGGCTTTGCATATGACGTCTTACCGCCACCACGGTATAGTCGTATTTTATCGGCTCTACATGGGTGTCGGTAAACTGGGTTTGGGTTAAGTTTGTCGCCAGCAATTTAACCATGCCACCTGAAATACTATTGCGATATACACGATAACTTTCAACATCATCCTGCAGACTCTTATCCCAGCTTAATATCACTGTGCCTTGGTCTTGCTGAATTTTAAGGTTAGTCACAGGATCTGGGACTGTTGGCTCTAACGCGCGGCGCTTGTGCTCTTGGGTTTGAGCGAAGTTTAACTCAGCCAAAAATGCCTGACTCGCCTTTGGCAAGCTAGAGGCTTCGCCATCCATGGCAACCCTAAAGCCATCTACGCCACCTGAGAAGTCAGTAGGGATACTGCCCCGCTGAGCTATGGGCCAATGACTCCAATGCCAACTGCTGCCACGGGTAGCACGGGTTTCGCAGCCGCCACTTACGTGGGCTGAGCCATCATTGCTTGCATTGTTATAATCTTCTGATACGCAATCTGCCAGCATTTCTAGCACATTACTTACCATGTCATGAACACCGAAGGGATTAGGCTTATACATGCCCACTATGCTGGCATAACCTGAATGATCGGCGCAGTTGGCAATCTTTCCTGTCCAATTGTAGTAACTGGTATTGCCGTCTCGTTGCAAAATATTTTCGCCGCTCAGATCGCCAACATTCTCATAATCACACACTCGGCTTTGCTCGGCGTCATCCTCAAAATAGTAATCCCCTGTGGTGCCCGCTCTCGCGGCATACTCCCACTCGGCTTCTGTCGGCAGGCGATAAGGTTTGCCCGTCTCCTTAGCGAGCCACTTAACATAGGCATCGGCGGCGTTCCAGTTGATGCACACCACAGGTTGAAACTCACTGGTGTTGAGTGCATTTGTTTCCCAATTTCCTTTAGATGCGGGTTGAAACCAGCCATTTAATTCATGGCGGCATTCTAGTGGAACAGGATAGTTTGTCGCTTCAACAAAGCGCCTAAACTCGTTCACTGTGACTTCGTATTTACCCAGACTAAATTGGCTGATAGTGACGTTATGAACCGGCTGAGTGTTAGCCTGTGCCATCGAGCCCATAGAAAAACTGCCCGCGGGAATGGTAACTAGAATAGGCTCTATGGGATCAATAATCCCACCGGCATGAAGCTGATAGCTAGTGCTTGATAATAATAGGCTGACGAAAAGTTTAGTAAGTTTCATGGCGCTTCCTTGTTGTTATTGAAGCGCTAGGGTGAAATTTTCGATAAAAAAAATCTTATCAAAAACCTTATCAAGGCAAGAAAATAGAAAAATCCTAACTTTTATTTCCTAAAGGCCAATCAAAAAAACAAAAAACCAAGCCTCTCGGCTTGGTTTTTATCATTAAATAGCTTGCTTAGTGTTAGAGACTCTAGTTGCCTAGCCTCTCCTTAACTGCAGCTGTGATTGGGCTGGCGCTATGACCATTGGCATTTGCCCAGTCTAGAATAGCTTTACCATCAGCTTCGACAACACTTAATTCATCTGAACCTAAGCGCTTAGCAACGAACTCCCCTACATCGTTGGCATTAGCAACATAAGCGGTTCTTAGGAGACTAATCCCATCGCAAGAAATACCTGTATAAATATTGCGCAGCTTTACGCGACTCTCTTTCAATTTCTTACGCAATCTATTCTTATCGTCAGATTTAACGTAATCACAAATATTAGCGACTAATTGATCCGCATTTGCATGAACTGGGGCTGACACTGAAGATGCTGCGATCACGGCGGCGATCGCTATTGGCACTAAACGCATCTGACACTCCTTTATTATTCGGTGTTATTAAGAATATGTGATACAAATTCTTGCTCAAGGGTAAAAAGCACACTAATTTAACACTTTTTCACTAAGGTGTTAAAGCTATATTCAAGTCCATCATGATTTGTAACACTTTCGGTTTGTGAAACTTGCCATTCCTGTTCATTCCAAGCGGGAAAAAAAGTATCTCCTTCAACATCAAGCTTGATCAATGTCAGGTACATAACCTCAGCAAACGGCAGTATTTCAGCATAAAGTTGACCGCCACCCATTACAATTAACTCATCACAATCGCCAGCGATTTTTTTGGCCTCATCAAATGAACTAACACAAGATACCCCCTCAATGGCGTAATCTAGCTGGCGTGTAATGACAATATTATGTCTGCCCGGTAAAGGACGTCCAATGGATTCAAATGTTTTTCGCCCCATCACCACAGGTTTACCTAAAGTCATCGCCTTAAAGTGACGTAAATCTTCGGGTAGATGCCATGGCATCTGATTGTCTTTACCTATAACACGATTATTTGCCATCGCGGCAATCATGGCGATCCGCATGTTTTATCCTTACATTTTTGAGATTAAATAATGGGTCGAGTACGATAATACACTAAGCTCGGCATCGCTAAACCTACCGCCAGCGCACCTAAAATAAATACCGTCTTGAGACCATTGTAAATAACTGCAGCTGTGAGCTCAGGATTGATTTGTGCCTGAGGTATCATCTGCACCAAGGCTATCATGGTATTGAACGCATAGGTACCTGGGATCATAGGTATAACCGCAGCCACTGAGTACATTAAAGGTGGCGCCATATGCCGCTTAGCAAAGCCAATGGTGACGACACCTATGATGGCCGCAGCTGAAAAGGTTGCCCATTCTATAGGCATATCAATTGACATCAATAGGGTGCGGCAACTGTGACCTATGGCGCCAGCAATTGCACAATAGGCTAAAAAACGTCGTGGCACATTGAATAGCATGGCAAAACCAATTGCTGGAATGGCTGAGAATAGCGCATCATTAAGCAGGGTCAATAACAAGTCCATTAGAGGAATAAGCCTCCTAGCTGCATAGCAATGCTAATTCCTATGACTGATGCCAAGGTAAGTAGGCTCGCATAAGCCCAGCGAGAAATACCGACCGCCATATGGCCTTTAACCATATCAGATATAGCGTTGATGAGTGGAAAACCTGGCACTAACATTAGTACACAAGCTCCCATGGCTATCTCAGGCGTTTGAGTCAGCGGAATAAGGTAGCCACTTTGGGCTATCATGGTGGTAATAAAAGCGGTCACGGAAAAATTGACTAAAAGATTAAAATGCCCCTTGGCCAAATTCAGGCGTACCGTCATACCCATCGCAGAGGCTGCAAAGGTGATCAGACTGGCAATTAAGTCGCCACCAAATAGATGACAAAAACTGGCGCAAGATAAACCTATCATGGGCACGACAAGCTTAGCCGGATAGGTTTTAGGGCTGATACGGGCTAAGCGGCGGCGTACTTCATCAGGGCCATAGATGCCCTTCTCTGCCAGGATGCAGATACGCTGTAATTCACAGATGATCATCATATTTAAACCATGATCGCGAATTCGGCGCGTAGTCGTTATGCAAGTGCCATGAACTAGGCTAGTGAGCACTAAGGAATTTGAGGAAAGGGATAACTCGACACTGTCAAGGCCTAAGGCTTTGCCTAGGCGCTGGCTGATCTCTTCAATCAGCTCAGATTCAGCGCCGTAGGCTAACAGTAATTGCGCAGTGCGTACGACTAAGCGTGTGATATCATTTTGAGTTTCTGTATACACGCTTATCTCATAGCAAGTAAACGACTACCTTTGATAAATCACTTCGACATCATAATCGTCGTCATCGAAATCATCATCGAAATCATCGTTATAATCTTCATTCACTGAGTCGGTATTGGCTTCGTGGTAATTATCCCACTTAAACTCAACTTCACTATCAGGATCTATGCTGTCATCTATCGGAGGAAGACTGGCAATATAATCTAATAATTTTAGACTCAACTCTTTAGTACCAATGCGATTGAACGCTGACATGGTATAAACATCACCCTGCCAATCCATTTCCGCAACGATGGCGTCAACTCTCTCTTGTAGATCTTCTTCGAGCATTAAATCTGTCTTGTTAAAGACCAACCAGCGCGGCTTAGCAGCAAGCTTAGGCGAGTACTTCTCAAGCTCTGCAACAATGGCTTTCGCCGCTTCTGCAGGAGAGCTACCGTCAATAGGGTCAATATCTAAAATGTGCAGTAGCACACGGCAACGCTCAAGATGCTTAAGGAAGCGAATACCTAAGCCCGCACCATCAGATGCCCCTTCGATCAAACCAGGAATATCCGCAATAACAAAGCTCTGCCCTGGACGCGGATTAACAACGCCTAAGTTAGGCACAAGTGTTGTAAACGGGTAATCAGCAACTTTAGGTGTCGCTCTTGATACTGCACGTATGAAGGTCGATTTACCCGCATTAGGCATGCCCAACAAGCCGACATCAGCAAGCAAGAGCAATTCTAACCTAAGCGAACGCACTTCGCCTGGTGTACCTAAGGTTTTTTGACGTGGCGCACGGTTTGTACTGCTTTTAAAACGAGTATTACCTAGACCGTGGAAACCACCTTTAGCCACTAACAACTTTTGACCATGAGCTGTCAAATCGCCAATAAGCTCTTGAGTTTCGTCATCCACAGCACGAGTACCGACTGGCACTTTAAGGATTAAATCAACACCGCCATGTCCTGTACAATCACGACCACGGCCATTACTGCCACGCTCGGCCATGTGGAAGCGCTCGAATCGATAATCAATTAGGGTGTTATAGTTTTCATCGGCCTGTAAAAACACACTACCGCCATCACCACCGTCGCCGCCATCAGGGCCACCATCAGGCACGTATTTTTCACGTCGAAAGCTAACGCAGCCACTGCCGCCATCACCAGCCTCAACCCTAATACTTGCCTCATCAATAAACTTCATACCTACTCCTGACACCGCTCAATCTGTAAATTATAACCCCAAATGAATGGGATGTGCAGGAAAGCGCCGAAGATAGCAAACACCACAATATCGCCTACCGCATCTAATTGTTCTACAAGAAAAATATTTTTCTCTTATAAATAGAATTTTTATTTCCCATGAGGAGTAAACGCTCAATGAGATAGAGAAACACAAAAGCCCTACCAGAGGCAGGGCTTTCGAAGACTAGCTTGGTAAAGAATTAAGCTTCGATGCTAATAAACTTACGGTTATTAGGACCTTTAACTTCAAACTTTACTTTACCGTCTGATAATGCAAACAAAGTATGGTCACGACCAATACCTACGTTTACACCAGCGTGGAACTTAGTACCACGTTGACGAACGATAATGTTACCTGCTAGAACTGATTCACCGCCAAAGCGCTTAACACCAAGACGTTTACTTTCTGAATCGCGGCCGTTACGAGTACTACCGCCAGCTTTTTTATGTGCCATGAGTTAGACTCCTAAATTAAGCGTTGATCGCTGTGATTTTAACTTCGGTGAACCATTGACGATGGCCCATCTTCTTATCGTGATGCTTACGACGACGGAACTTAATAATAGTTACCTTCTCGCCGCGACCGTGGCCAACTACTTCAGCTACGACTTTACCGCCAGCAACTAAAGGAGCACCAACGTGTACTGTTTCACCGTCAGCGATCAATAATACTTGATCGAACTCTACGGTTGCACCAGTAGCAACTTCTAATTTCTCTAAACGAACTGTATGACCTTCGGCAACACGGTGTTGCTTACCGCCACTTTGAAAAACAGCGTACATAGCTATTTCACTCCAAATGACTAACACATCAGCTCACATCAGGTGAGGCATGAGTGCTAAAAAAACTTTAATGACAATGGGCGCGGAGTTTACGCGAAGAATGTTGAACTGGCAAGACTTAAATATAAAACAATAAAAAAACCCCGACTTGCTGCGTCTTTGATGTTAACAAATGCTGTCATGTGTAAGAATATTAGGTAAAATTTGCTTTAACGCAATTTCCTGACATTGAAGGGTGTTATCCTAGCGGGAAGTTAATCACAGCAGCTGTGACTATGTTACTTACGGCATGATAAACAGTATAAACTGGGGACGATAGCAATATTGACCTCATCGCCTAAAAATTACCAGAGACTACCATGGATTTAAACGCCATTCGTGAGCTGGCTGAAACTGATATGAAAGCAGTTGATCAGCTAATATACCAACAACTCGAATCTGATGTTGCCTTGATCAATCAATTAGCGTTTTACATCATCAAAAGCGGTGGTAAGCGTCTTCGTCCTCTGTTAACCGTATTAGCCTGTAGAGCCATGGGCTATGAGGGCGACAAACACCTAAAATTGGCCGCAATCGTTGAGTTCATTCATACAGCATCTTTACTCCATGACGATGTTGTTGATGAATCTTTATTGCGCCGCGGCCGAGAAACTGCCAACGCGTTATTTGGTAATAGTGCCAGCGTGCTCGTCGGTGACTTTCTCTATACTCGCTCTTTTCAAATGATGACAGAGTTAGACAGCCTGCACGTACTTAAAGTGCTGGCCAACACCACCAATGTATTAGCAGAAGGGGAAGTGTTGCAGTTAATGAATTGCAATGACCCAAACACCACTGAAGCCAACTACATGCGAGTCATCTACTGCAAAACCGCTAAATTATTTGAAGCAGCAACCTTGCTTGCCGGTGTACTGGCTGGTGCCAGTGTGGCTGAGCAAATCGCACTGGGAGAATACGGTAAATTCCTAGGCACGGCATTCCAACTGACCGACGATTTACTCGATTACACCGCCAGCAGCGATGAACTGGGCAAAAATATCGGCGACGATCTCGCAGAAGGTAAACCCACATTACCGCTTATTTTTGCCATGGAGCATGGCAGTGCTCATGCCAAGGCATTAATTAAGCAAGCCATCGAGCAAGGGGATGGTACCCAAGCGATAGATGAGATTGTAAAAGCCCTTCATGACTCAGGTGCATTAGAATACACTAAGAACAAGGCCATAGAAGAAGCTGAGAAGGCCATAGCGGCATTATCTTGCGTTAAGGATAGTCGGCATAAGGATGCGCTGATTTCCTTGGCTAATATCGCAGTAAACCGCAGCAACTAATCCGGCCAAATGCGCTGATTATAAAAAACCTGACACCAATGAAGGCCTAGATATTCGCTATCGAAGCCTTTTTGTCATTAGTACTCTGCCGTTTCTTTATACAGCCCATTTATACAGCCCATTTACACTTGCCAATCTATCGCTTTATCGCCTTGTTTAAGCAAAATCCCATTGATGGTTGAGAAATGCTTGCAACCAAAAAAACCGCGATATGCAGAAAGCGGTGAAGGATGAGGCCCTTGCAAAATAGTGTGTTGAGAGGCGGTGATCACCTTACCCTTTTTAATCGCGTGCGCCCCCCAAAGTACGAATATGATGGGTGACGAACATTGGTTTAAGGCTAATAACACTTCATCGGTGAAACACTCCCAGCCCCATTTAGCATGGGAATGAGCTTTACCTTCCTCTACGGTTAGCACTGTATTTAACAACAATACTCCTTGCTGCGCCCAAGAGCGTAAATCACCATGCTTGGGTGGGTTAAAGCCTTCAATATCCGTGGCAAGTTCTTTGTAAATATTCACCAATGAGGGCGGGATTTTAATCCCTTCGGGAACTGAAAAACATAAGCCGTGGGCTTGTCCTAGGCCGTGATAGGGATCTTGCCCCAAAATCACCACTTTCACCTGTTCCAGTGGCGTCACTGCAAAAGCTGCAAATACCGAGTCATCGGCTGGAAATATTCGTCTCCCCTGGGCTCGCTCAGTGGCCACCTTGGCTTGCAAGGCTTGAAAATACGCCTTATTTTGCTCTTGTTCTATTAATGCTTGCCAAGATTTCATTGGACTTTTTCCTTACCACTCGGGCAACTCTGCCTAGCCATATCTATGCCAGTGAAATGACTTCGCACAAAACTAAAATAATCTTAACAGTACATTAATTGCTAATATAATTAATACTATGCCAGAGATTTTATCAATAATAACTGCTTTGGCCCGCAATTTAGGTAAGACCGCCGAATGAGACAAAATCATCGCAATGAAGGTGTACCAAAGCCCATCAACAATCAACGGGGTTGCGACTATAATTAACTGGCCAGAAAACGTATTGGCCGCCAATACAAATTGACTAAATAGCGCTAAAAAAAATAGCAATATTTTAGGATTAAATAATGATATTCCTAGCCCATCTCGCGCTGCCGTCAGTAAGCTCGTAGGTTCTGCAGCTGCCAGCTTTTGCTCACTTGCCCCTTGAGAGCGCAATGCTTGCAAACCAAGCCAAGCAAGATAAAGCGCTCCTAGCACGGCAATAATATTAAACACTATGGGCGCCTGCTTAAGTACAACGCCTAAGCCTAACAAGGTCACTAAGGCGTAGACACCTATGCCGATGGAGTGCGCCCAAGCGCAGACTATGCCATGTAATCGGCCTCCGGAGAGGGTGTGCCTTACCACCATGGCAAGGCTAGGTCCCGGTGACATAGCTCCTAAACAACAAATGGCCAATAGCCCTATCCAAGTCTCTATGCTCATTTACTCTCTCAATGTCAGTGGTGCTAATGTCGGGGCATTATCTAATAAAGCGCAATAAAAAAACCAGCCAATTTTGGCTGGTTTTGTAGAACTCACTCATTTATAAACGGTGAGCTAATCAACTTAGTTGTTGATTGAGATTAGAAGCGATAGTTAACCCGGCCATAGTAGAAGCCACCATTGTAGTCATATGGACCACTTTC includes:
- a CDS encoding threonine/serine exporter family protein; translation: MDLLLTLLNDALFSAIPAIGFAMLFNVPRRFLAYCAIAGAIGHSCRTLLMSIDMPIEWATFSAAAIIGVVTIGFAKRHMAPPLMYSVAAVIPMIPGTYAFNTMIALVQMIPQAQINPELTAAVIYNGLKTVFILGALAVGLAMPSLVYYRTRPII
- a CDS encoding DUF3718 domain-containing protein, with the translated sequence MRLVPIAIAAVIAASSVSAPVHANADQLVANICDYVKSDDKNRLRKKLKESRVKLRNIYTGISCDGISLLRTAYVANANDVGEFVAKRLGSDELSVVEADGKAILDWANANGHSASPITAAVKERLGN
- a CDS encoding SUMF1/EgtB/PvdO family nonheme iron enzyme gives rise to the protein MKLTKLFVSLLLSSTSYQLHAGGIIDPIEPILVTIPAGSFSMGSMAQANTQPVHNVTISQFSLGKYEVTVNEFRRFVEATNYPVPLECRHELNGWFQPASKGNWETNALNTSEFQPVVCINWNAADAYVKWLAKETGKPYRLPTEAEWEYAARAGTTGDYYFEDDAEQSRVCDYENVGDLSGENILQRDGNTSYYNWTGKIANCADHSGYASIVGMYKPNPFGVHDMVSNVLEMLADCVSEDYNNASNDGSAHVSGGCETRATRGSSWHWSHWPIAQRGSIPTDFSGGVDGFRVAMDGEASSLPKASQAFLAELNFAQTQEHKRRALEPTVPDPVTNLKIQQDQGTVILSWDKSLQDDVESYRVYRNSISGGMVKLLATNLTQTQFTDTHVEPIKYDYTVVAVRRHMQSRYSEAVSTQAAWVSIPGRVEAQWAADYTGSALGQTSDVDGGYNFSGAGGIADKALLTYQIDVTKAGRYTLEYRVASPRDTKGFELYSNDENLGVNLVSNTGGYHEWQTQQGASLYLKKGKHTVMLKSLDNNWKLNWLALKPG
- a CDS encoding threonine/serine exporter family protein, with translation MYTETQNDITRLVVRTAQLLLAYGAESELIEEISQRLGKALGLDSVELSLSSNSLVLTSLVHGTCITTTRRIRDHGLNMMIICELQRICILAEKGIYGPDEVRRRLARISPKTYPAKLVVPMIGLSCASFCHLFGGDLIASLITFAASAMGMTVRLNLAKGHFNLLVNFSVTAFITTMIAQSGYLIPLTQTPEIAMGACVLMLVPGFPLINAISDMVKGHMAVGISRWAYASLLTLASVIGISIAMQLGGLFL
- the folA gene encoding type 3 dihydrofolate reductase, with the protein product MRIAMIAAMANNRVIGKDNQMPWHLPEDLRHFKAMTLGKPVVMGRKTFESIGRPLPGRHNIVITRQLDYAIEGVSCVSSFDEAKKIAGDCDELIVMGGGQLYAEILPFAEVMYLTLIKLDVEGDTFFPAWNEQEWQVSQTESVTNHDGLEYSFNTLVKKC
- a CDS encoding winged helix-turn-helix domain-containing protein codes for the protein MNYRFNEFEFDSESLLLTKSGLTLAIRHNEAKVLALLLERADKVLSKDDILSHVWQNRPVSEQAVFQNISHLRSILGNQAIKTFPKRGYQWQLETVRVTPDSQSSTIPVRTQYQPLPVPSHNKRPRWLYFALASMLMVSVLAFYLPWPDQQENTHSRISIAYIPMTQLNGTEKLSLDDDTDFDFTTLTQLDAAHFETSADLEYPALAGTHPFVLTGQIRTHNQSYYLDFLLKGPFADWQGQLTSASEQDLLQQLKQHLNQPVIYDLLSQPQAPELKQANLSIAHQQAPEDLIILGQLISVYIQMDELDKAMVMAEKLAVLGKRQHQPQQLGNGLLYQSEILTAKSLFELSAQKLALAIEHFETIADLKRQADAWNAQSWLDHQNHDYPAVKASLLKSAQLALTAKDKARELHALTYLSIMASKHKQEQDKYLYLQQAEDKMKAYQLPSYHFAKIPFHYAIFASNAAAKEPHLKQVLEFTALTPDHWVAQSSRKQLIHYYLKHRRLMQAQALVENLATDNAHNSYLKALLAQAQQQSPSMLEHAKRAFEQARLAGERLLSLDAALLLCTTQNPQVNYDFYSQYIDENATSYWREINELSLVALKL